In Oryza sativa Japonica Group chromosome 3, ASM3414082v1, one DNA window encodes the following:
- the LOC4333728 gene encoding probable ubiquitin-conjugating enzyme E2 18, whose protein sequence is MTSSSSPSRKVLSKIACNRLQKELAEWQVNPPSGFKHKVTDNLQRWVIEVAGAAGTLYAGETYQLQVDFPEHYPMEAPQVIFLHPAPMHPHIYSNGHICLDILYDSWSPAMTVSSVCISILSMLSSSPAKQRPADNDRYVRNCRNGRSPKETRWWFHDDKV, encoded by the exons Atgacgagctcctcctccccttcccgcaag GTGCTGAGCAAGATCGCGTGCAACCGGCTGCAGAAGGAGCTCGCGGAGTGGCAGGTCAACCCTCCCTCCGGCTTCAAGCACAAGGTCACCGACAATCTCCAGAG GTGGGTCATCGAGGTCGCGGGGGCTGCGGGCACGCTCTATGCCGGAGAGACATACCAATTGCAGGTGGACTTCCCTGAGCATTACCCCATGGAGGCTCCCCAG GTCATATTTCTTCATCCAGCGCCAATGCATCCGCACATTTACAGCAATGGGCATATCTGTTTAG ATATATTGTATGACTCGTGGTCACCGGCGATGACCGTTAGTTCTGTTTGTATCAGTATCTTGTCCATGTTGTCAAGCTCACCAGCAAAG CAACGTCCTGCCGACAATGATCGCTATGTCAGGAACTGCCGCAATGGGAGGTCGCCGAAGGAGACCAGGTGGTGGTTTCATGATGACAAAGTGTGA
- the LOC4333729 gene encoding target of rapamycin complex subunit LST8 isoform X1 codes for MAQPSVILATASYDHSIKFWEAKSGRCYRTLQHTESHINRLEITPDKRFLAAAGNPHIRLFDINSNSNHPVISYDSHTSNVMAVGFHCDGNWMYSGSEDGTVRIWDLRTATCQREYESRAAVNTVVLHPNQKELISGDQNGNIRVWDLAANSCSCELVPEVDTAVRSLTVMWDGSMVVAANNRGTCYVWRLLKGTQTITCFEPLHKLQAHDGYILKCLLSPEFCDPNRYLATASSDHTVKIWNVDGFKLEKTLVGHQRWVWDCVFSVDGAYLITASSDTTARLWTMSTGEAIRVYTSHHKPVVCCALHDGAESAPS; via the exons ATGGCTCAACCTTCTGTTATCCTAGCAACTGCAAGTTATGATCACTCAATAAAATTTTGGGAAGCTAAGAGTGGTCGCTGTTACCGCACTCTTCAACATACGGAATCG CATATTAACCGCCTTGAGATAACCCCAGACAAGCGTTTCTTAGCTGCTGCTGGCAATCCTCATATCCGTCTTTTTGACATTAACTCAAACAGTAACCATCCG GTAATTAGTTATGACTCACATACTAGTAATGTGATGGCTGTGGGATTCCATTGTGATGGCAACTGGATGTATTCAGGTTCTGAGGATGGTACTGTGAGAATCTGGGATTTGCG CACTGCCACTTGTCAACGAGAATATGAAAGTCGTGCTGCTGTGAACACTGTGGTTCTGCACCCAAATCAG AAAGAGCTAATATCTGGTGATCAGAACGGAAACATACGTGTGTGGGATTTGGCTGCTAACTCGTGCAGCTGTGAGCTG GTGCCAGAGGTTGATACTGCTGTAAGATCCCTGACAGTCATGTGGGATGGGAGTATGGTGGTTGCTGCAAATAACCGTGGGACATGTTACGTCTGGCGCTTGCTTAAGGGTACTCAG ACAATTACCTGCTTTGAACCCCTCCATAAATTGCAAGCACATGATGGTTACATTCTGAAGTGCCTGCTTTCCCCAGAGTTCTGTGACCCCAACAG GTACCTTGCAACAGCCTCATCTGACCACACTGTGAAGATTTGGAATGTTGATGGCTTCAAATTGGAAAAAACTTTAGTAG GTCACCAGCGTTGGGTTTGGGACTGCGTATTCTCAGTAGATGGTGCTTATTTGATAACTG CTTCCTCTGACACTACGGCGAGATTGTGGACGATGTCAACCGGAGAGGCAATCAGGGTTTACACGTCGCATCACAAACCAGTTGTCTGCTGTGCTCTTCATGACGGAGCTGAATCAGCACCATCATAA
- the LOC4333730 gene encoding serine/threonine protein phosphatase 2A 57 kDa regulatory subunit B' beta isoform: MFNKIIKRGGRKGQRAADGGDAAHGRPAAAAPSSSSGGAQPPVTVNHASRAAAPSSPPSPHAAAAASAPSAGAAASNQASSHHHQQQQPAAAPQPPLLEPLPLLRDVAAADRPGLLVRKLRLVAALFDFTDSLKHPREKEAKRQALLELVDYVQAPSPAANANAPARLPENVQEALVAAISVNVFRPLPPALHESAAAIDPGAAPDDEEEPYLDPAWPHLQLVYELLLRYVVSPDTDTKVAKRYVDHAFVLRLLDLFDSEDPREREYLKTVLHRIYGKFMVHRPFIRKAINNVFYRFIFETERHNGIGELLEILGSIINGFALPMKEEHKLFLSRALIPLHKPKSVAIYHQQLSYCIVQFVEKDYKLADTVIRGLLKYWPVINCQKEVLFLGELEEVLEATQPAEFQRCMVPLFKQIGRCLNSSHFQVAERALFLWNNDHIVSLIAQNRSVIFPIIFEALERNITSHWNQAVHGLTANVRKMFLDMDSELFEECQQQYIEKQARAKDMEEQRLSAWRQLEAAAAKASGDDMVLVN; this comes from the exons ATGTTCAACAAGATCATCAAGCGCGGCGGCCGCAAGGGCCAGCGCGCCGCCGacgggggcgacgcggcgcacggccgccccgccgcggccgcgccgtcgtcgtcgtcgggcggCGCGCAGCCCCCCGTCACCGTCAACCACGCCTCCCGCGCCGCGGCGCCCTCCTCGCCCCCCTCGCCgcacgcggccgcggcggcctcggcgccctccgccggcgcggcggcgagcaacCAGGCGTcgtcccaccaccaccagcagcagcagcccgcggcggcgccgcagccgccgctcctcgaGCCGCTCCCGCTCCTCCGCGACGTGGCGGCCGCGGACCGCCCGGGGCTCCTCGTCCGCAAgctccgcctcgtcgccgcgctcTTCGACTTCACCGACTCCCTCAAGCACCCGCGGGAGAAGGAGGCCAAGCGCCAGGCGCTGCTCGAGCTCGTCGACTACGTGCAGGCGCCCTCCCCCGCGGCCAACGCCAACGCGCCCGCCCGCCTCCCGGAGAACGTCCAGGAGgccctcgtcgccgccatctccgtcAACGTCTTCCGCCCGCTGCCCCCCGCGCTGCACGAGTCGGCCGCCGCGATCGATCCTGGCGCCGCccccgacgacgaggaggagcccTACCTCGACCCGGCCTGGCCTCACCTCCAGCTTGTCTACGAGCTCCTGCTCCGGTATGTCGTCTCGCCGGACACAGACACCAAGGTCGCCAAGCGATACGTGGACCACGCCTTTGTTCTCCGCCTCCTGGACCTCTTTGACTCCGAGGATCCACGCGAGCGCGAATATCTCAAGACGGTGCTCCATCGCATCTATGGCAAATTCATGGTCCACCGCCCGTTCATCCGAAAGGCTATCAATAATGTGTTCTACCGGTTCATCTTTGAGACCGAGCGCCACAACGGTATCGGCGAGCTCCTCGAGATTCTGGGAAGCATCATTAATGGCTTTGCGCTGCCAATGAAGGAGGAACACAAGCTGTTCCTCTCCCGTGCACTCATCCCATTGCACAAGCCCAAGTCCGTTGCAATCTACCACCAGCAGCTCTCCTATTGCATTGTTCAGTTCGTCGAGAAGGACTACAAACTTGCGGATACCGTAATCAGGGGACTTCTCAAGTACTGGCCTGTCATAAATTGCCAAAAGGAGGTACTGTTTCTCGGGGAGCTTGAGGAAGTACTTGAGGCGACTCAGCCTGCCGAGTTCCAGCGGTGCATGGTGCCACTATTTAAGCAGATTGGGCGCTGCCTTAACAGTTCCCATTTCCAG GTTGCTGAGCGGGCTTTGTTCTTGTGGAACAATGATCACATTGTAAGCTTAATTGCCCAAAACCGTAGCGTTATATTTCCAATCATATTTGAAGCACTCGAGAGGAACATAACGAGCCACTGGAATCAAGCTGTTCATGGTCTGACTGCAAATGTGCGCAAGATGTTTTTGGACATGGACAGTGAGTTATTTGAGGAGTGCCAGCAGCAGTACATAGAGAAGCAAGCAAGAGCAAAAGATATGGAGGAGCAAAGATTGTCAGCATGGAGACAACTGGAAGCTGCTGCCGCCAAGGCTTCGGGAGATGACATGGTTTTGGTCAACTAG